A genome region from Hippopotamus amphibius kiboko isolate mHipAmp2 chromosome 1, mHipAmp2.hap2, whole genome shotgun sequence includes the following:
- the SLC30A2 gene encoding proton-coupled zinc antiporter SLC30A2 isoform X1 — MDATERKHLLDARLGARSYRSLWQDGGSWMPLSSPGPGLDLQPIELATKSNHYCHAQKGPGSHCDPKKKRAWRQLCMACAFCVLFMIGEVIGGSLAHSLAIMTDAAHLLTDFASMLISLFSLWMSSRPATKTMNFGWHRAEILGALVSVLSIWVVTGVLVYLAVERLISGDYEIKEGTMLITSGCAVVVNIIMGLILHQSGHGHGHGQEHSHDTSQQQENPSVRAAFIHVVGDFLQSLGVLVAAFILYFKPEYKFIDPICTFLFSILVLGTTLTILRDVILVLMEGTPKGMDFTAVRDLLLSVEGVEALHSLHIWALTMAQPILSVHVAIAGNADAQAVLKAASACLQGTFHFHTTTIQIEDYSEDMKDCQSCRGPSD; from the exons GTCTTACAGATCTCTGTGGCAGGATGGGGGCAGCTGGATGcctctgtcttcacctggcccTGGCCTGGACTTGCAGCCCATTGAGCTGGCTACCAAGAGCAACCATTACTGTCATGCCCAGAAGGGTCCTGGCAGTCACTGCGACCCCAAGAAGAAGAGGGCCTGGCGCCAGCTCTGCATGGCATGTGCCTTCTGCGTGTTGTTCATGATTGGCGAAGTCATTG GTGGGTCCCTGGCACATAGCTTGGCGATCATGACAGACGCAGCCCACCTGCTCACTGACTTTGCCAGCATGCTCATcagcctcttctccctctggaTGTCTTCCCGGCCAGCCACCAAGACCATGAACTTCGGCTGGCATCGAGCTG AGATCCTGGGTGCCCTGGTCTCTGTGCTGTCCATCTGGGTCGTGACTGGGGTACTGGTCTACCTGGCGGTGGAACGGCTGATCTCTGGGGACTATGAGATCAAGGAGGGAACCATGCTGATCACGTCAGGCTGTGCTGTGGTCGTCAACATCAT AATGGGGTTGATTCTTCACCAGTCTGGCCACGGACACGGACACGGCCAGGAGCACAGCCATGACACCAGCCAGCAGCAGGAGAACCCCAGTGTCCGAGCTGCCTTTATCCATGTGGTCGGAGACTTTCTGCAGAGCTTGGGCGTTTTGGTGGCAGCCTTTATTTTATACTTCAAG CCAGAGTACAAGTTTATCGACCCCATCTgcactttccttttctccatcctcGTCCTGGGGACAACTTTGACCATCCTGAGGGATGTGATCCTGGTGCTGATGGAAG GGACCCCCAAGGGCATGGACTTCACGGCTGTGCGGGATCTGCTGCTGTCAGTGGAGGGGGTGGAAGCCCTGCACAGCCTGCACATCTGGGCGCTGACCATGGCACAGCCTATCCTGTCTGTCCACGTCGCCATCG CTGGGAACGCAGATGCCCAGGCCGTGCTGAAGGCAGCCAGTGCCTGCCTGCAGGGGACGTTCCACTTCCACACCACGACCATCCAGATCGAGGACTACTCTGAGGACATGAAGGACTGTCAGTCATGCCGGGGCCCCTCAGACTGA
- the SLC30A2 gene encoding proton-coupled zinc antiporter SLC30A2 isoform X2: MDATERKHLLDARLGARSYRSLWQDGGSWMPLSSPGPGLDLQPIELATKSNHYCHAQKGPGSHCDPKKKRAWRQLCMACAFCVLFMIGEVIEILGALVSVLSIWVVTGVLVYLAVERLISGDYEIKEGTMLITSGCAVVVNIIMGLILHQSGHGHGHGQEHSHDTSQQQENPSVRAAFIHVVGDFLQSLGVLVAAFILYFKPEYKFIDPICTFLFSILVLGTTLTILRDVILVLMEGTPKGMDFTAVRDLLLSVEGVEALHSLHIWALTMAQPILSVHVAIAGNADAQAVLKAASACLQGTFHFHTTTIQIEDYSEDMKDCQSCRGPSD, from the exons GTCTTACAGATCTCTGTGGCAGGATGGGGGCAGCTGGATGcctctgtcttcacctggcccTGGCCTGGACTTGCAGCCCATTGAGCTGGCTACCAAGAGCAACCATTACTGTCATGCCCAGAAGGGTCCTGGCAGTCACTGCGACCCCAAGAAGAAGAGGGCCTGGCGCCAGCTCTGCATGGCATGTGCCTTCTGCGTGTTGTTCATGATTGGCGAAGTCATTG AGATCCTGGGTGCCCTGGTCTCTGTGCTGTCCATCTGGGTCGTGACTGGGGTACTGGTCTACCTGGCGGTGGAACGGCTGATCTCTGGGGACTATGAGATCAAGGAGGGAACCATGCTGATCACGTCAGGCTGTGCTGTGGTCGTCAACATCAT AATGGGGTTGATTCTTCACCAGTCTGGCCACGGACACGGACACGGCCAGGAGCACAGCCATGACACCAGCCAGCAGCAGGAGAACCCCAGTGTCCGAGCTGCCTTTATCCATGTGGTCGGAGACTTTCTGCAGAGCTTGGGCGTTTTGGTGGCAGCCTTTATTTTATACTTCAAG CCAGAGTACAAGTTTATCGACCCCATCTgcactttccttttctccatcctcGTCCTGGGGACAACTTTGACCATCCTGAGGGATGTGATCCTGGTGCTGATGGAAG GGACCCCCAAGGGCATGGACTTCACGGCTGTGCGGGATCTGCTGCTGTCAGTGGAGGGGGTGGAAGCCCTGCACAGCCTGCACATCTGGGCGCTGACCATGGCACAGCCTATCCTGTCTGTCCACGTCGCCATCG CTGGGAACGCAGATGCCCAGGCCGTGCTGAAGGCAGCCAGTGCCTGCCTGCAGGGGACGTTCCACTTCCACACCACGACCATCCAGATCGAGGACTACTCTGAGGACATGAAGGACTGTCAGTCATGCCGGGGCCCCTCAGACTGA